Part of the Sorghum bicolor cultivar BTx623 chromosome 1, Sorghum_bicolor_NCBIv3, whole genome shotgun sequence genome, GGTTTATTTTTGACCTAGTTTTCACTAAAAAACAGGGCCAATCCTTTGTTTTCTCCTCTTCTAACAAAACATGCAGCAAAGCTTTTACCGTCCTTTAAAAAACTAgtttttataattaatttaaatatacttattttatatcataaatgttaatatTTTTACTACTTTGTTTAAACTTTAAACCGTCTGATTCTTCGAGAAGTGATAATGCATCAAGGTCAACAATACTCAAATCTGAAGAGACCTGCATAAAAGAATTTGTAAGTTCGTCCATCAATAGGAATTATCCAAATGTAAAATAGAACTTTGGTCTATCATATTTTATCTATCATGCCACACACATCTAAAATGGCAGGAAGGAAGATAGAGCAGGCATAAGCAAAGGAACTCACCAATACATCTTGGACCATCCTGCCTTTGTCCCAAGCGACACATTATTGATGCTGGCTTTCAGCTAATCTCCATCACGTCAGTGTTTCATTCTCTCGAAAAGCAAACAAATTAAATAGTGTGATTCATGCTATTCTGGGATTTCCTGTGATCCCAGATTCGTGCCACGAGTGCCACATTCATGCAACCTTTTGTGCGATTCCTTTGATTCCAGAATATACATCCGCCTAAATGAATCTATTATTATATACATCATGAACTAATATAATCATAGCTATACACAGATAGCTGATTGGCGCAACGATGGCACCATGCCACTGACGCTGTGGTGGCAAGGTCTGACCATGGAGATGATGGAGCTCAACAACGACCTCACAACCTCTTCAGAGGCGTCTCGCCCAAGCAAACACATCACGTACTCCATCACTGCGGCGTCACAGGGCAACGTGATCCTGCCATCGTTGCCGGCAAACCCAAACTCCTCCTGCGACATGGACAGGAGCTCGCTGAACACCGCTGTGCCGAGATAAGCCAGCGGGACCTCGAACCGCCACCCGTCCGAGGAGTACACGACGCAGTGGCCCTTGACGGCCACCGATGTCGATGCGCCGCACGAACCATCGGCGGCTTGTTTCCCCGGATTCGCCGTCAGCCGCTTCCTCGCCAGGGCAGCCATTCTCTGCCACTTCTTTGCCATCTCAACAAGTCTCTTGGCACTGATCATGGTTGCTTCTCCTGCTTTTATGGCTGATGGGCTGATGGTTGAATATTCAGAGAACTGCAGTTTGTATAAGGTGGTTGTGCTTAGCTTGCTGATGGGCTGATGAAGTATTGCTGTATTGGTTGTAAGCTGATGAATTTATAGGTCAGGGCAAAGAGAAGACGATGCAGACAGGTGCAATCACCATCTCAGACAGGCAAGAGGCAAGGCCATGAGCTCAGAACATGCAGTGTTGTAAGGAGAAGCAATCAGCAATGTGAAGGTTTCATATCACGATGTGCTGGTGCTCCACGTTGGTCCCAACAAACATGGGGTCCTCGTGCCACTTCCCAGCGACACCGCTCGGCATGGTGCTCCATCACTGATTCTGTGCAGTCCAAGCACCGAAAGCAAGCACACCACGAGCATTCAGCACCGGCATCAGCACCGGCACACACCAAACACTCGGCACCCATCGGAGTCTCATCCAAATCATAGTCGAAGACGCGTCTTGCAACATCGCCAGTCACCGTCCTCATTGTTGGAGCAGAACGCCTCCAACGCGCCAGGAACGGACGCCGGCGAGTGCGTGGTCACCGCGGCGAGAATTGAACACGAAGAGCAAGTCGACGAGATGAAGAACAGGCTATTGTTACTGCCGCAACCGCAGCCCATATGATCGTTTATTCCTTGCTTTTATAGCAGGCTCGGGCTTGAGTCCAAGCCCCCCACGCCATGACATACAAAGTGCCCACACCGATTACAACTCGACATGCGCCACGTGCGCTGAGCACGCCATGGCGAGAGTCCTAAACCGACTCGGGTGATCATGACCTTGCACGCCTAAGTTCATGTCCACCCCTAACCCGACTCGACTTCTACTAGAACAAAGATTATTAGACATCATGcacaagtttagctagctaacaaATCACCCCCTAAACttgatgcacatctacgactcctaAAGCACTCCTGAGTTCTACAAACTTGACTCGCCCCAGCGCCTTCGTGAAGATATCGGCCAGTTGCTCCGCAGTCCCGACATGATCAACCTCCACCTTCCCACTTTCAACACATTCACGCAAGAAGTGATACCTCGTATCAATGTGCTTGCTGCGTTCGTGATGCACTGGATTCTTGCTGAGCGCGATTGCAGACATGTTATCCATGAGTAGCTTCACCATCATCTCCTTTGTTCCTAGCATATCTGAAATCAGTCGGCATAACCATATCCCTTGgcatgctgctgctgcccctgcAACGTACTCAGCTTCACAAGAGGATAGTGTCACAATTTTCTGCTTCTGTGAAGCCCAGGTGACCAGACTTCCACTTAGAAAATAGCCAACACCAGAAGTGCTCTTCCTGTCCTCAACATCTCCTGCAAAATCACTGTCGCTATAGCCCACTAGGACGGGCTTCATCTCAGTTCCCCTCTCGTACTTGCAGCCATACCCCAAAGTTCCCTTCAGGTATCTCAGGATATGCTTGACTGCTGCCCAATGTTGTTTCCCGGGAGCCTCCATGTAGCGGCTGACAACACCCACTGCAAATGCCAAATCTGGCCGGGTGTTCACCAAATACCTCAAGCTCCCAATCAGACTTCTATACATTGTAGCATCCACTGCTTCCCTCTCCTTTTGCTTGCTGAGCTTCAAACGACACTCCATAGGTGTCTCACATGGATTGCAGCCACTCATTCCTGCCACTTCAAGGATCTTAGCGGCATATGAGCTCTGACAAAGAGTGACTCCACCCTCTCCTTGTGTTACCTCAATACCCAGATAATAAGTTAACAGGCCCAAGTCACTCATACtgaatttgttcttcatctctgaCTTGAAACTTCTGATGTCACTTCTACTAGGTCCTGAGATAATCAAATCATCCACGTATACTCCCACAAGCAGAAAAGAGCTCCCGCTGTCTCTCCTATAGACAGCATGATCCAACTTGCTTCTGACAAAACCCAGAGCAACTAATTCATTGTCCAGCTTCGAATTCCACGCCCTCGGGGCTTGCTTTAACCCATAGAGTGCCTTCCTGAGTTTGAGAACCTTTGTGCCATCGCCAATTATGAAACCTGGAGGTTGTTGTACATACACCGTTTCAATGAGATCGCCATTCAGGAAGGCCGATTTCACATCCATGTGGTGAACTTCCCAGCCACCTTGAGCTGCTAATGCCAACAATACTCTTACGGTCTCTATCCTGGCTACCGGCGCAAAAACTTCATCAAAGTCCACTCCATGTCGCTGAGCATACCCTTTTGCTACCAGACGTGCTTTATGTTTGACAATTTTACCGGTTGGATCTTTCTTGACCTTGAAAACCCATTTCAGGACAATTGCTTTGTGCTTTGGTGGCAACACACTGACATCCCAGGTACGATTTTCCTCAATAGCCTGCATCTCTGACCGCATTGCTTTTTGCCAACATTCTTCCGTCATAGCCTCCCCGACAGTCCTCGGTTCTTCTGCCGTAGCTAGACATATCCCGCTGTACTCGAACTCCTGCATCTGTTCCGTGCTGTCAAGCAAATCAGAGATGGTTCGGTACCGCAATGGCGCGCCGTCAGAATCAACAGACTCATTTGTGGGTGGTGTCACCCACTGAACCATCGGTGGTCCTCCATGACTAGAAATCGGGGTGTGAGGTGACCCGGGAGTATCACCCCCTACCACTGGAATTGTAACAGCAGGCGAAACAGGCTCATTACCACCACCTAGTCCTATTGTCGGACCATGAACAGTACCATCGTCTTCAGACCCCTGAATCGTAAACGTATCAGGAACGTGTGCTGTTTCCCCATCTGAGCTGCCTGCTTTTCCTCCCCAATTCCATGGTCGCTCCTCATCAAAAACAACATCACGAGAAACCATTAGTTGGTTCTTGACTGGATCGTAAACACGATACCCTTTTGTTCCAGGTTCATATCCGAGAAAAACCCCTGGAATTGTTCTGTCAGTCAGCTTGCTCACCCCGGGTCCGACACGCTTCGCATATGCTGTACAGCCGAACGTTCGAAGGTGTTTAACCCCTGGCTTTTTCCCAAACCAGGCTTCGAAGGGAGTCTTCCCGCTCAGACTCTTGGTTGGGGATCTGTTTAGTATATAAACCGCAGTTTTA contains:
- the LOC8065638 gene encoding auxin-responsive protein SAUR36 translates to MISAKRLVEMAKKWQRMAALARKRLTANPGKQAADGSCGASTSVAVKGHCVVYSSDGWRFEVPLAYLGTAVFSELLSMSQEEFGFAGNDGRITLPCDAAVMEYVMCLLGRDASEEVVRSLLSSIISMVRPCHHSVSGMVPSLRQSAICV